Proteins from a genomic interval of Pseudomonadota bacterium:
- a CDS encoding Ig-like domain-containing protein — MKKFTMQNAYLLFALLLTVFMTGCNNNNDSNPAPPVTDTTAPTVTLTVPNNTATDVAINTKIIATFSEDMASATITGTTFTLTEPGGTVAGEVTYPAGVKTASFAPTTALDSGIVYTAKITIGATDLAGNPLAVDKEWTFTTG, encoded by the coding sequence ATGAAAAAATTCACGATGCAGAACGCTTATCTTCTATTTGCGTTACTGCTAACTGTTTTTATGACCGGATGTAACAACAACAATGACAGCAACCCTGCGCCCCCTGTCACGGACACCACCGCGCCCACTGTAACTCTCACCGTCCCTAATAATACGGCTACAGATGTGGCTATCAACACCAAGATCATCGCGACCTTCAGTGAAGACATGGCCTCGGCAACGATCACCGGCACCACCTTTACTCTGACAGAACCTGGCGGAACCGTAGCCGGGGAGGTGACTTACCCTGCCGGCGTCAAAACTGCGAGCTTTGCGCCGACAACCGCTCTCGATTCCGGCATTGTTTATACCGCCAAAATTACTATTGGGGCCACGGATCTCGCAGGCAACCCACTGGCAGTTGACAAGGAATGGACCTTTACAACCGGTG
- a CDS encoding PAS domain S-box protein, with the protein MSINNDKSLSAAAELRPQAEALPIATEDEFKVWALQRAIFNSANFSSIATDAKGIIQIFNVGAERMLGYKAAEVMNKITPADISDPQELISRAKELTAELDTPITPGFEALVFKASRGIEDIYELTYIRKDGSRFPAVVSVTALRDEQETIIGYLLIGTDNTARKEIEAEQMLLDQALRDQQFYTRSLIESNIDAIMTTDPAGIISDVNKQMEALTGCTRDELIGAPFKNYFTEPDRAAAAIKLVLRNKRVTNYELTARARNGKETVVSYNAATFYDRDRRLQGMFAAARDITELKRFEKKLQENNAELDNAKTAAEKANRAKSEFLSSMSHELRSPLNAILGFAQLMQKDKSQPTPKQKSSIEQILKAGWYLLKLINEILDLAMIESGKMSMSLEPMSLVDVMLECQTMIEPEAKKSGISLSFPQFENPYFVYADQTRVKQVLVNLLSNAIKYNRTQGEVEVTCEVCAPGRIRISVRDTGEGLSPGKLAELFQPFNRLGQEGGVKEGTGIGLVVSKRLVELMGGEIGVESTVGVGSVLWIELNTAAEPQIASSSPQEMVVIQAPVQPGSPLRTLLYVEDNQANMQLVEQLIIEFRSDLRLVGATDGTQGIALANIHQPEVILMDIHLPGISGIQVLKVLREDPATAHIPVIAISANAMPSDIEKGLDGGFFHYLTKPIQVNEFMVTLDSALKYAEEGAARAAKAKKELI; encoded by the coding sequence ATGAGTATCAACAACGACAAGAGCCTGTCAGCAGCTGCCGAACTTCGCCCCCAGGCGGAAGCGCTGCCGATAGCGACCGAGGATGAGTTCAAGGTATGGGCGCTGCAGCGGGCCATCTTTAACAGCGCCAACTTCTCGAGCATCGCCACCGATGCCAAGGGCATCATCCAGATCTTCAATGTCGGCGCCGAGCGCATGCTGGGCTACAAGGCGGCCGAGGTGATGAATAAGATCACCCCGGCCGACATCTCCGATCCGCAGGAGTTGATCTCCCGTGCCAAGGAGCTCACCGCTGAACTCGATACTCCGATTACCCCGGGCTTCGAGGCCCTGGTGTTCAAGGCCTCTCGCGGCATCGAGGACATCTACGAGCTGACTTATATCCGTAAGGACGGCAGCCGTTTCCCGGCGGTGGTTTCGGTTACCGCCCTGCGCGACGAGCAGGAAACCATCATCGGCTACCTGCTGATCGGCACCGATAACACAGCCCGCAAGGAGATCGAGGCGGAACAGATGCTGCTCGATCAGGCCCTGCGCGACCAGCAGTTTTATACCCGCTCGCTTATCGAATCCAACATCGACGCGATTATGACCACCGATCCGGCCGGAATCATTAGCGACGTCAACAAACAGATGGAGGCGCTTACCGGTTGCACGCGCGACGAACTGATCGGCGCACCGTTCAAGAATTACTTTACCGAACCGGATCGGGCCGCAGCAGCCATCAAGCTGGTGCTGCGCAACAAGAGGGTGACCAACTACGAGCTCACCGCGCGCGCCAGGAACGGCAAGGAAACCGTGGTGTCCTACAACGCAGCCACCTTCTATGATCGGGACCGGAGACTGCAGGGCATGTTCGCCGCCGCGCGCGATATTACGGAGCTCAAACGTTTCGAAAAGAAACTGCAAGAGAATAACGCCGAGCTGGATAATGCCAAGACCGCAGCGGAAAAAGCCAATCGCGCCAAGTCGGAGTTCCTGTCTAGTATGAGCCATGAGTTGCGCTCCCCGCTCAATGCGATCCTCGGTTTTGCCCAATTAATGCAAAAGGATAAATCACAGCCAACGCCCAAACAAAAGTCCAGCATCGAGCAGATTCTCAAGGCTGGCTGGTATCTGCTGAAGCTGATTAACGAAATTCTCGATCTGGCGATGATCGAGTCGGGAAAGATGTCGATGTCGCTGGAACCGATGTCGCTGGTCGATGTCATGCTCGAATGCCAGACCATGATTGAGCCAGAGGCGAAAAAAAGCGGCATTAGTTTAAGTTTTCCCCAGTTTGAAAATCCTTATTTTGTGTATGCCGACCAGACCAGGGTCAAGCAGGTCCTGGTAAACCTGCTTTCCAACGCCATCAAATACAACCGTACGCAGGGAGAGGTCGAGGTGACCTGCGAAGTCTGCGCCCCGGGCCGAATCCGCATCAGCGTGCGGGATACCGGTGAGGGGTTGTCGCCTGGAAAACTTGCGGAGCTTTTCCAGCCGTTCAATCGTCTCGGTCAAGAGGGCGGTGTCAAAGAAGGCACCGGCATCGGCCTGGTGGTGAGCAAGCGACTGGTTGAACTGATGGGGGGCGAAATCGGCGTGGAAAGCACTGTCGGGGTGGGTAGTGTGCTGTGGATCGAACTGAATACGGCGGCTGAGCCACAAATTGCCAGCTCCTCGCCGCAGGAGATGGTGGTGATTCAAGCCCCTGTTCAGCCTGGCTCCCCACTGCGCACCCTGTTATATGTAGAAGACAACCAGGCCAACATGCAGCTGGTCGAGCAACTCATCATCGAGTTTCGTTCCGATTTGCGCCTGGTTGGCGCGACGGATGGCACCCAAGGTATCGCCCTGGCGAACATCCATCAGCCGGAGGTAATCCTGATGGACATCCATCTGCCCGGCATCAGCGGCATCCAGGTGCTGAAAGTCCTCCGAGAAGACCCTGCAACCGCGCATATCCCGGTAATTGCGATCAGCGCCAATGCCATGCCGAGCGATATCGAGAAAGGTCTGGATGGCGGATTCTTCCATTATCTCACCAAGCCGATCCAGGTCAACGAGTTCATGGTAACGCTGGATAGTGCCCTGAAATATGCCGAAGAGGGAGCAGCCCGGGCAGCAAAAGCAAAGAAGGAATTGATTTAA
- a CDS encoding sigma-54 dependent transcriptional regulator, with translation MITRPDILSANILIVDDQEANVILLEQLLAEAGYTCISSTMNPLEVCGLHRQNNYDLILLDLQMPGMDGFQVMEGLKADAPEDYFPVLVITAQPGHKLRALQTGAKDFISKPFDLVEVETRIHNLLEVRLLYNQLDNYNKIMEQTVLERTGELLKSNVQLTQEIEERKKAEESLQNTYVEIKQLKDRLQAENTYLQQEVEQRDNFGEIIGQSKALAEVFMRVEQVAPMNATVLLMGETGTGKGVIARAIHSSSTRKGRSMITVNCASLPANLIESELFGREKGAFTGSNARQIGRFELADGGTIFLDEIGEMPLELQSKLLRVIQDGEFERLGSPRTIKIDVRIIAASNRNLEEEISNGKFREDLYYRLNVFPITLPPLRKRKDDISLLVTHFVAKFNKKMGKKIESVPKETMDLLQEYHWPGNVRELESVVERAVIISQGSALQVLDRFDASRKREQTTGQEIKSIAELEHDHILLVLKETGGRIEGKNGAALLLGLNPSTLRARMRKLDISRQ, from the coding sequence ATGATAACTCGGCCAGATATTCTCAGTGCCAATATCCTCATCGTTGACGATCAGGAGGCCAATGTCATCCTGCTTGAGCAGTTGCTGGCTGAAGCCGGCTATACCTGCATTTCATCAACGATGAATCCCCTGGAGGTTTGCGGGCTGCATCGCCAGAACAACTACGATCTTATCCTCCTCGACCTGCAGATGCCGGGTATGGATGGGTTCCAGGTTATGGAGGGCCTCAAGGCAGATGCGCCGGAGGATTATTTTCCGGTCCTGGTGATCACCGCCCAACCTGGTCACAAATTGCGTGCCTTGCAAACCGGCGCCAAAGATTTTATCAGCAAGCCGTTCGATCTGGTCGAAGTCGAAACGCGGATCCATAACCTGCTGGAGGTCCGTCTGCTGTATAACCAACTGGACAATTATAATAAAATTATGGAACAGACAGTGCTGGAACGAACTGGCGAGCTGCTTAAGTCGAATGTCCAACTCACGCAGGAAATTGAGGAACGCAAGAAGGCGGAAGAGTCACTCCAGAATACCTATGTGGAAATAAAACAGCTTAAAGATCGGCTCCAGGCTGAGAACACCTACCTGCAGCAGGAGGTTGAGCAGCGGGACAACTTCGGTGAGATTATTGGTCAAAGCAAAGCCCTTGCGGAGGTCTTCATGAGGGTTGAACAGGTAGCGCCCATGAATGCAACGGTCCTGCTCATGGGCGAGACCGGCACCGGCAAGGGCGTGATCGCCCGTGCCATCCACAGCAGCAGTACACGCAAGGGCCGGTCGATGATTACGGTTAACTGTGCGTCTCTGCCGGCGAATCTCATCGAAAGCGAACTCTTCGGGCGCGAGAAGGGCGCCTTCACCGGCTCCAATGCCCGGCAGATCGGGCGTTTCGAGCTGGCCGACGGCGGCACCATCTTCCTTGACGAAATCGGCGAGATGCCGCTGGAGCTGCAATCCAAGTTGCTCCGGGTTATTCAGGACGGCGAGTTTGAACGGCTGGGCAGCCCCCGCACCATTAAGATCGATGTGCGAATCATTGCGGCCAGCAACCGGAACCTGGAGGAAGAAATCAGCAACGGCAAGTTCCGGGAAGATCTCTATTACCGACTTAATGTTTTTCCCATCACCCTCCCGCCCCTGCGGAAACGCAAGGATGACATCTCGCTCCTGGTCACGCATTTTGTCGCCAAATTCAATAAAAAAATGGGCAAGAAGATAGAGAGTGTCCCAAAAGAGACCATGGATCTTCTGCAGGAATACCATTGGCCCGGCAACGTCCGGGAATTGGAGAGTGTCGTGGAGCGGGCAGTGATCATCAGCCAGGGAAGTGCGCTCCAGGTATTGGACCGGTTTGATGCCTCCCGGAAACGCGAGCAAACCACCGGGCAGGAAATCAAATCCATTGCCGAGTTGGAACATGACCACATTCTGTTGGTACTCAAGGAAACCGGTGGACGGATCGAGGGGAAAAACGGCGCGGCGCTACTCCTTGGTCTTAACCCCAGTACGCTGCGCGCCCGGATGCGGAAACTGGACATTAGCCGCCAATAG
- a CDS encoding DUF3494 domain-containing protein, giving the protein MNKYKTYSKILLLAVILGSFVAVSASVATAKGPKGPKGPMPVSLGAAETFAILSKSGITNVYRSAIVGDVGTSPITGAALLLTCTEVSGDIYTVDAAGPLPCAVEDATFLTYAVEDMESAYDDAAGRSSPSFTELGAGEIGGLTLAPGLYKWSTDLLITTDVRLSGGPNDVWIFQVAGTLNQANSTRVKLAKGAQAKNIFWQVAGAVTLGTNAHFEGIVLGKTMIAVNTGTSVNGRLLAQTAVTLQMNAITEPAE; this is encoded by the coding sequence ATGAATAAATACAAAACATATTCTAAGATATTGCTGCTGGCAGTAATACTCGGCAGTTTTGTGGCCGTGAGTGCAAGCGTTGCAACTGCCAAAGGTCCCAAAGGTCCCAAAGGTCCGATGCCGGTAAGCCTTGGCGCAGCTGAAACTTTCGCGATTCTAAGCAAAAGCGGAATCACCAACGTTTATCGATCCGCTATTGTTGGGGATGTTGGAACGAGCCCCATCACCGGTGCAGCTCTCCTTCTCACCTGCACGGAAGTCTCGGGCGACATATACACCGTCGATGCGGCTGGTCCTCTCCCCTGTGCGGTGGAAGACGCCACCTTCCTGACCTATGCTGTGGAGGACATGGAATCCGCGTACGACGACGCTGCGGGGCGAAGTTCACCCAGTTTCACTGAACTGGGCGCCGGTGAAATTGGCGGGCTAACCCTCGCTCCTGGCCTCTACAAATGGAGTACTGATCTTTTGATTACCACAGATGTCAGGCTCTCGGGCGGTCCGAACGATGTCTGGATCTTCCAGGTAGCAGGCACACTGAACCAGGCCAACTCTACACGAGTAAAACTGGCCAAAGGCGCACAGGCCAAGAACATTTTCTGGCAGGTTGCAGGCGCAGTGACTCTTGGAACCAATGCGCACTTTGAAGGCATCGTACTGGGGAAAACCATGATTGCCGTCAACACTGGAACATCGGTCAACGGCAGACTGTTGGCGCAGACTGCGGTCACCCTTCAGATGAATGCGATTACCGAGCCCGCCGAGTAA